The Campylobacter concisus sequence GATCTATCGTCGTGCAAGCACCGATCTCGACAAAATCACCCAAAACTACGTTGCCATTGTGGTAAATTTTTACATGCTCGCCAGTTTTTGTATGTGCATAGCCAAAGCCATCGCTTCCGATCACACAGTTTGCCAGTAGGTGGCACTCGTTACCGATGACGCAGTCGTTGTAGATGACGACATTTGGATGGATGATGCAGTTTTTACCGATAGTTACGTTATCGCCCAAAAATGCCCCAGCCATGACTACCGTATTTTCGCCCACGCTCACATTTGAGCCTACATAGACATTTGGCATTATCTTTGCACTCTTGGCGATATTTGATGGCTTTGGCTCACAAAAAAGTGGCTTAGCATAATCTTTACTAAGCAAGGCAAATGCAAGGTGCGGGTTATCACACACAAGTGCGACCATGCCAGCTGGCACCAAGCCTAAAAGCGATTTTGTCACCAATATGGCTCCAGCATTTGAAGTGCTTATAAATTTGGCATTCTTCTCGCCATCACAGTATGTTAGCTCGGCCTTATTTGCATTTTTTAAAGAATTTAGAGCAAAAATTTCAAGATCTTCTCCGCTAAAAGTAGCATTTACTTTTGAGGCTATTTCACTTAGTTTCATCATATATCCATTATCACAGATCCGCCGCGCACGACATCAACTGGGTTAAATTTCTTTATCGATTTTAAAAAGTTCTCTATCCTACTCGCATCGTCAGCCACCATGACAACGATGTAGTTTTCGTTTGTATTTGTAACGATACCGTTATACGACTTTAGTATCGCCTCAAGACCGGCAAAATTTTCACCAAGTGGGATTTTCACAAGAGCCATCTCTTTTTCGACAAATTCGCCACTTTCTATGACTTTATACGTTGGGATGAGCTTATGAAGCTGTTTTACGATCTGCTCTAAAACTCTCTCGTCGCCACTTGTTACGATACTTAGCCTTGAGAAGTTGCTCTCAGGTATCGGAGCAACGGTGAGCGTATCGATGTTGTAGCCCCTGCCCGCAAAAAGCCCAGAAATTCTAGCCAAAACGCCGTGTTCATTTAAAACTATAACCGAAATCGTTCTTCTGATACTCATTTTTCTTCCTTGCTCTTTAATATCATATTATAAATCGCAGCTCCAGCTGGAACCATAGGAAGCACATCCTCAAAGCGGTCGATCCTAACGTCGATCATCGCTGATTTTTTGCTATCGATCGCCTCTTTTAAAGCCTTTCTAAACTCATCCTTGCTCTTGCAAACAAAGCCAATTCCGCCAAATCCTTCAGCTATCTTTACAAAATCAGGCTGCAAGCTAAGATCAGTCGATGAGTAGCGTTTTTCATAAAAAAATGTCTGCCACTGACGAACCATACCTAAGAAGTTGTTGTTTAAAATGATGTTTATAACTGGCATATTTATCTCATGAGCAGTCATTAACTCTTGGATATTCATAAGTATTGAGCCATCACCTGTAAAATTTATAACAAGATTTTCTGGTTTTGCACATTTTGCGCCGATCGCTGCAGGGAGGCCAAATCCCATTGTGCCAAGTCCACCACTTGTGACAAGCTGTCTTGCTCGGTTAAACGGATAAAACTGCGCCACCCACATTTGGTGCTGTCCGACGTCTGTTGAGATTATCGCATCAGCTCCTGCTATCTTTGCGGTCTCTTCGATGACCCATTGTGGCTTTAAGACCTTGTCGCTATCTGTGTAGCCAAGTGGATTTAACTTAGAATATCTATCTAAAATTTCTCTCCAAGGTGCGTAGTTTTCAGGCTTTGCATTGACTTCTTCATGAAGCTCAGTTAGCACGTTTGTAAGATCGCCAACGATTGGATAGTGAGCATTTATGATCTTTGAGATTGAGCTTGGATCGATATCGATGTGAATTATCTTTGCATGTTTGGCAAACTCATCCGTCCTGCCAGTGATCCTGTCACAAAATCTAGCTCCAAGCGAGATGAGAAGGTCGCACTCGCTAAGTGCCATATTTGAAGCGTAGCTGCCATGCATGCCCGCCATGCCTAAATTTAGCTCATCTTTTGCATCAAGCACTCCAAGAGCCATCAGCGTCTCAACCGCTGGGATGCCAGTTTTTTGCATAAATTTACGGATAATATCACTAGCTCCAGATGCGACCGCGCCACCACCGATGTATAGAAGCGGCCTTTTAGCTTCATTTATCGCAACTGCTGCTTTTTTTATCTGTTTTGAGTTGCCCTTATAGGTTGGCTTGTAGCTTGGGATAGAAATTTCCTTTGGATAGACAAAGTCACCAAGTCTTGATGTGATATTTTTTGGGATATCGATATGAACCGGTCCTGGACGGCCTGATCTTGCGATATAAAAGGCTTCTTTTATGATACGAGGTAGCTCTTCAACGCTATTAACTAAAAAGTTATGCTTAACACAGGGGCGTGAAATGCCGACCGCATCGATCTCTTGAAAAGCATCTGTACCGATCATAAATGTTGGCACCTGGCCGCTTATAAGCACGATTGGAATACTATCACTATAAGCTGTTGCAAGGCCAGTGACTGCATTTGTAAAGCCAGGGCCACTTGTCACAAAAGCAACGCCAACTTTACCACTAACCCTAGCGTATCCATCGGCCGCATGAACGGCTGCTTGCTCGTGGCGAACCAAAACGTGTTTAAAATAAGTCTGCTTGTATGTTTCGTCGTAGATATTTAAAGCTGCACCGCCAGGATAGCCAAAAACTATCTCAACGCCCTCTTCGTGCAAGGCCTCGCTTATCATCTGTGAACCAGAAATCTGTTTTATCATCACTTTAGCCTTTTGATAAATTTATCGCAGATTATATCCCAAAGCATTTTAAATCCATTTTAACTTTCTAGCGAAATTTAGGTATTGCTTTGATTTTCTTGAAAAATTTTTAACTAGCTTAGAAGAATAATACAAAATATTTTACATAAAATTAAACATATTATTTTTAGTAAAATTGATAAATTTAAGTGAGCAAAGACTATAAAATTTTAAGAGCTAAAACTCATTTGTATAAATTTTAGGCTTAATTTTTTAATTAAAATAAGCCTAAAATTTTGCTTCATTTTTTATATCATTTAGCTTTTTAACGGCTTCGTCAAAGTTATCAGAATTTATGAAAACATTAATATTTTCATTTTTCTTATAGACTTTATCGTAGTATTTTGTGAGTAAAATTTCAGCTACTTTAGCAATGTCATTTTCATTAAATTTAGCCACAGCTTCATCTCTAGCTTTTTTATCGATAAATGGTGAAATTTTCTTCATACACTCGTCAAAAAAAGCTTTATCCACACTTTTATAGTCATCTACTATACAAGAAATTCTTTTTTCTAAACTTGCACTTACTTCGACATTTATGCCACTACGCATTGCCTCATAAAGGCTCTTTGGCAAGCTTAATGAGCCTATCCTTCTGCTCTCACCCTCAATAAAGCAAATTTTATCTTCTAGCGTTATGAGCTTTTCAAATAACGCATCTTCAAAGCTTTTTTGACTTGGCTGCGCGCCATTTATCGCCCCAAAGACAGAGCCTAAATGATTTGCCATAGCTTCAAGGTCTATTGACGGGCTTAGAGTCCTTATTAGCTTACTTTTATAGCAGCCAGTATTGCCAAAAAGAGTGATAAATTTTGTGCTCAAAGGTCGATTTAGAAATTCTAAAACATGATTTCTATAAGCTTTATAGCCACTACTAAGCCTAAAAACTCTATATCCTATCATGCTAAGCACATAGCCAACAGAATTTGATCTAAGCCCACCTTTAGCGCAGTAGATACCAATAGCTGAACCAACCTTGGCTCTTTTATAAACCTCATCAATGATATTTTGTAAATTTTTGCAGATATATTTTGCGCCAAGACTCTTTGCTAGGAATCTATCGCTTTTATAGAGCGTGCCTACCTCTTTATGTTCTATGTCATTTAAAGCGTATAAATTTATGGCATCTTTTATGTGAGAATATAAAAATTCATGTGGCGATCTTGCGTCTATTAAAATTTCAAAAGAGCTTCTTTTCTCTAGCCACTGCTCTACATCAAGCTCAAATAACGGCACTAAATGCCTTTTTTAGTTTCTCAAAAAGTGGATGAAATGGTGTGCCATTTACTCTAACATCAGAGATGGTGGTTATAAAATTTGTATCTCCGCTCCACCTTGGCACAAGGTGATAATGCACATGCTCAGCTATCCCAGCTCCCGCTGCCTTGCCTAAATTCATACCTATATTTACGCCATTAGCATAAAGCTCTTTTTTTAAAATTTCAACTCCAAGCCTTACAAATTTACTCATCTCAAACCAAGTCTGCTCATCAAGCTCTTCGATCTTGTCGGTATGCTGATTTGGTATTATCATAAAATGCCCTGGAGAATACGGATATAAATTCATAATCCCAAAACAATGTTTAGCTCGAAAAAGCACACCATTTTTATCATCATCATCTGAGTTTATAACATCACAAAAAACACAGCTATCTTTTTTAGCGCTAAAGTATTCGCTTCTCCAAGGGGCACAAAGGTGCTGCATTACTCGCCCTCCTTTATCTTTTTGACGGCATTTTTTATATCATCTTGCCTCATAAAATGCTCTCCTATCAAGAAAGCATCTACGCCTATTTTACTTAGCTCTCTAAGCTGTTCATGCTCGTAAAGGCCACTTTCAGCAACTATTATCTTGCCATTTGGCAAAAGTGGTATGAGCTTCTCACAAAGGCTCATATCCATCGTAAAATCATCTAAATTTCTGTGATTTATACCTATTATATTTGCTCCTGCAAAGATAGCCTTTTTCACATCACTCGCGTCGTGAGTTTCAACCAAAACTTCAAGCCCTAAGTGATGAGCGTAGTCTAAAAGCTCTTTTAGCTCATTTTGAGTTAACGCTTTTGCGATGAGCAAGATAAAATCCGCCCCATAAACAAGAGCTTCAAGAATTTGATACTTATCAACGATAAAATCTTTTCTAAGGATCGGCCTTGATGCGTAGCGCCTAACTTGAGTGATATACTCGATGTTGCCTTTGAACCAATGTGGCTCAGTCAAGATACTAAAGGCATTTGAGTACTGCTCGTATTCTTGAGCTATTTTTATCGGCTCAAAATCCTCTCTTATCACGCCCCTACTTGGGCTTGCTTTTTTGATCTCAGCTATGATTTTTATAGGCTCATTTTGACTTGCTCTAAGTGCATTTAAAACATCTCTTGGCACGTATGGATTATACGCGAGCGAGCGACCAAGCCACTCCTCAGGGAAGTCTGCTTTTCTTTTTTCAAGATCATCTTTGGTTTTTTTAATTATCTCATCAAGTATCATTTTTTAAGCCTTTTGTTTAGATTTATTATACAGCGCTCTATTAGGTGCAAATGCTCTTTTGCCTCTTTTGAAGCTCTAAAATCAACATCTTTCATCGCGTGCTGCATAATGCTTTTTGCCTTTTTGCACTCACCAAGCTTAAAATATCCCCACGCTAGCGAATCCTCATAATAAGGCGACTCAGGCGAGATAGCAAGCGCCTTTTGCACAAGCTCTATACCCTTTCTAGGGTCAATATCATGATCTATCAGTAAGTAGCCATAATAGTTAAAAAACATATCATTTTCTAGCTTTGGCACGCTAGCTTCAAATTTATCTAAAATTTCAGACATTTTTTGTTCGTTCAAGTTGTCTTTATTCATCTCGTATTCGTAAATCGCGGCTTTTGCTAAAAAATTTAAATCCCTGCTATCGTTATAAATTTTAACAGCAAGTATATATGCATCACCAAAATTACTAGTTGCTGCATAAAGATCCATAAGTGCCACATCGTTGTAGCTATATTTTTTTAAAATTTCAATTGCTGCTTTGTAATTTTTATCATAGATAAAAAACTGCACGATCTTATCAATATACGAAGTATCGTGATTTAGCTCATAAAGCTCTTCAAAGAGCTCGATCACTTTTGGGAAATTTCTTTGCTGGGAGTAAATTTCAGCCAAAAGCTCGCAAGTCTTTAGCGTGCAGCCTTGTTCATCTCTAAATTTTTCAAGATATTTTGTAGCGTCTTTTATCTTATCCATGCGATTTATCAAAATATCAACGATACGGAGCAAATTTTCTTCTTCTTGCTTTAGCGAGTATGCCTCTTCAAAGTATTTTAGCGCAGTCGTTGTTTCATTTTGCATCATACAAATAGTGCCAAGCATGAGTAAATTTTGGGCATTTGGCTCTTTTGTGGCAAGCTCTTGCATTAAACTTTTAGCCTCATTTAGCTTTGAAAGATTTACTAAATTTGCCACCTTTATACGGATAAAATCGCTATCGTCTTTTAAGCTTTTTTCGCCTTCACTTATCAAAGCGTCTAAATTTTCATTTTTTGTAGCAAAGGCGAGTTTGATCGCCTCTTTTAAATAAGCTTTTTGATTCGTATCTTTAAAAATGTTTGAGTAAGCTTGAATGCTAGCATTCACATCTCCACTATCTTGAAACAATAAAGCCTGCATTAGACGTAAATTTATACTTTTATTATCGTCAGCCAAAAGTAGCTGCGAGTTAAAAAATACGCTCATAAAAAATACTAAAATTTTACGCCAATGCATTCTGCTTTTAGCTCCTTTAAATTTTTTTTAAAATAATTCCAAAACGGAAAAGTCCTACACTGCTGTGGCCTTAGCTCATAAACTGAGCAGTTTTTATTTTTTTCATCAAAAAATACACAAGCAAAGCCATCTTCATAAGGCTTCTCTTTTATGCTACACCTTAGCCCAACTCTTATTAAAAACTGCTTTTCAAACTCATCTTTACTCATATGAAATGCAGTGCAAAATTTTGAAATTTCTTCTTCATTTATCCAGATGTAGCCACTCTCTCCCGTGCAACACTTACCGCCGCAGCTCTCGCAAAAGCTGGCATCAAACTCATAGCTAAAGCCTTGCACTCTCACGTTAGCTCCTGATAATCAACGCTGTTTGTATCAGCTTTTTTAAAAATTTCAATCGCCTCTTTTGTATGCGAGCCATTTTCGCTCATCACTAAAGGCGGCAAAATTTTTAGCTTTGAGTTTGAATTATTTCTTACCTCAAATAAGGCTAAATTTGCTGGCTTATCAGCCTTTGTATGAATAAATTTTAGGCTTACTAAATTTAGTTTAAACTCTTTTAGACACATTGCGATCAGACTAAGATCATCAGGTGCGTAGCAAAAAAACGCCCTTTTGTGAGGCTTTAAATTTATGCTTATACCTCTTATAAAGTCTTTTAAACTTAAAGAGCTTGTGTATCTACTAGCTTTTATATGCTTATCTTCGCTCTGCTTTGCACCCTCGTGATAAAATGGCGGATTTGAGACGATGAGGTCAAATTTCTCACTATCTTTAAAATCTGCAAAATTAGCATTTATAATTTCTGCCTCCAAGCCGTTCTTACTGGCATTAAATTTAGAAATTCCACCATTTATTTGTAAGATATCAAGCAAGCTTAGGCTGGAATTTTTAAAGTCGCGTTTAAGCAGAAGCCCAAGTATCCCGCACCCTGAACCAACGTCTAAAATCCTGCCTGAAAAATTTTTCAAACTTGAGCTTATAAAATCATAAAGTACCAGCGTATCGCTGTTGTAGCGATAGCCACTTTTTAGCTGAGCCAAGATCATCTATAAACCTTGATGATAAAGCCACGCGTGACATCTTTTACGATCACTTCGGAGCTAAAGCTGATCCTTGCAAAATCGCCAAATTCTTCTTTTATAAGCTCGGCTGCTGCCTTTGCGCGCTCTTTACCAACGCCATAATTTACATAGTTATTTAGCCTGCCAAGATCATCTTTTTTGATGCTTTGCGCTACATTTGATGGGATGACAAAATTTTTCTTATCTACGATCGGAATTATCTCATAAAGGTAGTTTGAGTTAAATCTTTGCAAAAATTCGCTCACCTTATTCTTACACATCACGCTAATCTTATCTTTTGCGTCCATGTCATCACACTCAAGGCTAGAGATCAAAACTAGCTTTGTTGGCGTCTCTGGCTTAGTTGTCGCCTGCAAGATATTTTTTAAATTCACATTTTCATTTTCAAGCTCATCTTGTCTATTTAAATTTTGCTCGATATCTTTTTGAAGTTCGATGATTTTGGCATTTACTGGACTTCCTTTTGCGCTAGATGAGCTAAGTTCGTTTATTTTAGAATTTAACCTCTCAATCGTCTTATTGCTCTCATTTAACTTATGTTTTGCACTTTCAAGCTCATTTTGTAAGCTTAGTAAATTTTTACCACCGCTTTTATTACTATCAGCAAAAAGGGCCGACGTATCAGCTATCTTTTTTTGCAAAATATTTATTTGCTGGCGCAAAATTTCATAGTTTTGCATATCGATCTTTAGCGTTCTTTTTTGAGCTTCTAGCTCATTTTGCTTTGAAGCTAACATTTGACTAGTTTGTGTAAGATTATTTTCCAGCTCTTTTATCTTTTCATCTTTTAAATTTATCTTTGCACTTAAATTTTTTAATTCGCTGTCATTTAAACCAAGCTTTTGGGTCTGCAAAGAGATAGTTTGGTTTTGCTCAAACAAAGTTTTTAAAAATTTATTCGTCTTTGTATCAAGCGTCTTTAACTCATCTCGTGCATTTTTAAAGCTCTCTTCACTTAAATTTAGCTTTTTATTTAGCTCACTTAGACTTGCATTTGCATCTAAATTTTGCTTCTCTAGCTTTTTATTTATCAAATTTACTCGCTCAAGCTCTTTTTTAAGCGAATTTATATTTTCATTTGCGAGTTTATTTTCCTGCTCGCTTTTAAGATTTTTTTCTTTTAAATCATTAAAACTTTTATGAAGTGCCGCAAGAGAGGCATTTAGCTCTAAATTTTTACCATTATAGTTTTCAACTGCCAAATCTTTTGAGTTTAAATTTTTCTTTATCTCATCAAGCTCATAAATTCTGTCTTTTAAGGCAGTCTTGCTTGACTCAAGAGCCTCCTCAAGATCAATTATCTTATTTGCCTTTTTTGAAAGCTCATCCTCCATAACGCTTTTTTGCGTTTCAAAGCCATCAGTTAGTGCATTTATCTCTTTTTCATAGCTAAATTTTTGTGTCTTAGCGTCATTTTTTGCTCGCTCGATCTCCTCTTTTAAAAGCAAAATTTCTTTTTTTTCGTTTTTATCTTTTTCATTTTGAGTATTTTCATACTCTTTTATTAGCGCATCTTTTTGAGCCAGTGTCGTATTTAGCTCTATATTTTGCTCTTTTAAAGCTGTGTAATTTGCCTCAGCTGCCTCTTTAAATTTAGCAAAATTTGCTTCGATATCTTTTACCTTACTTTCATCGCCATTTTTTGCCTCATTTATCGCATTTTCAAGGTCTATTATCTTTTTTTCATAGGCTTTTGAGCTCTCTATCATATCAGCTTGAGCTTCATTTAGCCGTTTTGTGAGAGTTTGTATATTTTCAAAGTGTTGTGCTTCAAGCTCGCCAAGCGTCTTTTGGTTTTTCTCAACTATCTCATTTTTTTCATTTTTGATATTTTTTTTCATCTCTGAAATTTTGCTTATAAAGTCTAAATTTTTCTCGCTGATATCGACATTATCAGTAGCTAAAATTTTATTTTTTTTACTTAGCTCACGAACTTGCTCCTGAAGTTCGTTTACATCATTTGATAAATTTTGATCGTTCATTTCAGTAAAATTTTGGATATAGCTTTTTGGAGTTATATATCCGCCATATTCGTAAAGATCGTCTTTGCTGATGTATTTTTGTCTCTCTTCTTCTGGCAAATTATCAAAATTTATAGAATAAATCGTTTGATTAGTATCTTTTAGCGTCTCATCTTCTTTTGGAGATTTAAAAAACGATAGGCAAAAGCCAACTATCAAACAAAAAATAGCTAGTAAAATTTTATTTATCAAGCTTATGCCTTGCCCTTTAAAATGTCTTTTATGACGTGATGAGCGTGATTTAGAGCAACGACTATTGAGCCGCCATTTTTTAGCACGATATCACCGCCCACATAAAGTCCTGGCACGCTACTTTGGTAGCTACTATCAACTATTGGAGTGCCTTTTTCATCAATTTTTATCTGACATTTTTGTAAAAAATCAACCGGACTTGAGCCACCTATTGCATAGACAACTCTGTCATAAACGCGAATTTTGCCATTTTCATAATGCACTCTAACTTTGCCTGATTCGTTATCTATCTCTTTTATATCGTGATTTAGCCTAACTTTTATCTTGCCGTGCTTTTCTAGCTCCCAAAGTGCGCTTAAATTTGTCTCATTTACGCGGCTAAAATTATCTTTTCTATAAGCGATTGTGGTTTTATTGTATTGGCAAAGCTCGATCGCATACTCAACCGCTGAGTTTCCGCCACCTACAACAAGCACCTTTTCGCCGTTTGTGCAGCTATCAAGGTTAAAATTTACAACCGCGTTTAGTGAAGGTGGGATTTTATAATCAGGCTTATTTGGTCGTCCCATTTTGCCAATTGATATCATTACATTTTTAGCTTCATAGACGGCTTTTGAGGTAGTTACTTTAAAAATTTCTCCATCTTTTTTTACACTCTCTACTTCAGAGTTAAAAAAAGCTTCAATCTTTTCAGTATCAAGCAGCTTGTCAAAATAATCAAGCGTGCTCTCTTTCGTGCCATCCTCAAATGAAACTACACCATGTATCGTGCTATCTTGCCCTTTATACTCTTTATCTACGCGTTTATTATCTTTATAAAATTTTCTTATCGTTTGGCTGTGATTATCGCCTTTTTCAAGAAGCAAAACGTTGTTTAAGCCATTTCTTTTTGCCTCAACTACGCTAGCAATTCCACAGGGTCCGCCACCAACAACAATTAGATCATAAACATTCACCATCTTTTTCTCCAAATTTTATAAATTTTAAGCTTTTTTAACCAGATCAGCCATCAAAAAAGCAAGCTCAAGTGCCTGATCAGCATTTAGTCTTGGATCGCACTGCGTCTCATATCTCTCTTTTAGCGAGCTTTCAGTGATGTTTAGCGCGCCGCCGGTACACTCTGTCACATCTTTACCAGTCATCTCAAGATGCACGCCACCTGCTCTTGTGCCCTCAGCTTTATGAATTTCAAAAAAGCTTCTAACCTCGCTTAAAATTTTACTAAATTCACGAGTTTTGTAGTTATTTGAGGCCTTAACAGTGTTGCCATGCATCGGATCGATACTATAAACGATATTTAGCCCCTCGCGTTTTAACTCTCTTAAAATTTTTGGTAAATTTTCACCGATTTTATCTGCACCCATTCTGATTATCACATTTAGTCTGCCAGCTTCATTTTCTGGATTTAGTTTATTTGCAAGTGCGACGACATCTTCAGCCTTTGCACTTGGTCCGATCTTTACGCCGATAGGATTTTTCACACCACTTAAAAAATGTACGTGAGCGTCATTTATACCACGCGTTCTTTCGCCTATCCAAAGCATATGAGCCGAGCAGTCGTACCACTCACCGCTAAGACTATCAACCCTAGTCAATGCCTCCTCATAAGGTAGCAAAAGTGCCTCGTGAGATGTATAAACCGCGGTTTGATTTATGACTGGCGTATTTGCTGAAGTGATGCCACAAGCTGCCATAAATGAAAGCGTCTTTGTTAATTCATCAGCTAGTTTTGCGTATTTCTCGCCGATCTCTGGCTTTTTAACAAAGCCTAAATTCCACTTATGCACTTGATGAAGGTCGGCCAAACCACCTCTTGAAAAGGCTCTAAGTAAGTTCATCGTAGATGCGCTTTGATAATATGCCTCTATCATGCGTTTTGGATCAGGCACTCTTGCCTTTTCGTCAAATTCAAAGCCATTTATGATGTCGCCTCTATAGCTTGGAAGCTTAATGCCATTTACCTCTTCAAAATCGCTACTTCTAGGCTTTGCAAACTGCCCTGCCACGCGGCCCACTTTGACCACTGGATAGCCACCAGCAAAGGTTAAAACTATCGCCATTTGAAGTAAAACCTTAAACATATCTCTGATGTTGTTTGCATTAAAATTTGTAAAGCTCTCAGCGCAGTCGCCACCTTGAAGCAAAAATGCCTCGCCATTACAAACTTTTGCAAGTTCTTCTTTTAAACTTCTAGCCTCGCCAGCAAAGACCAAAGGAGGAAGCGATTTTAATTTTTCTTCGACCTCTTTAAGCTCTTTTAAATCTGGGTATTTTGGTTGTTGCAAGATATTAAATTCTCTCCAGCTATCGCGGTTCCAAGTCATTTATTTTCCTATCTTTTTTGCCTTAAATTAGACGCTGATTATATCACGGCAAACTTAAAAAATAAAAGCCATTAATGGGCTATTAAAGATATTTTGCCTACAATCGCTACTTTAAATTTACCCAAAAAGGAGCAGAATTTTTTCATGATAAAAGGCATATTTTATTCGCTTTTGGCATCTGTTTTGTTTAACTGCATCTACTACATGTCAGTGCTCATGAACCCCATCAGCACGCAAGCTCTTATTGGATACCGCATGATCTTTGCCATGCCTTTTGTCATCGCCGCCATTTTTTTGTTAAAACAGCAGCGAAATTTCAAATTTTTACTTCTAAAAATAAAGCTAAAACCTAAAATTTTACTAGTTTTGCTTGCTACCTCGCTCATTGTCTCATTTCAGATGTGGCTCTATCTCTGGGCTCCAAGTAACGGCGCAGCGCTAAAAGTCTCGATAGGCTACCTCATCATGCCAATAGTCATGGTCCTTTTTGGACGGATATTTTTCAAAGAGCACCTCTCAAAAATAAAGTTAGCATCGATATTTTTCGCTGCCATTGGCGTCTTTAGCACAGCGGTCATAAGCGGTGGCATCTCGTGGGAGAGCGCTGTAGTTTTTTGCCTTTATCCAGTCTATTTTGCCATTAGAAAGTACTACAACCTTGCAAATTTCTCAAGCTTTGTTATCGAGATAATTTTTATGTTTTTATTCTCATTTTATTTTGCGCTCACAGCCGATATGGACTACGTAATGAGCCAAAATCCAAACATCTACTATCTGCTCATCTTGCTTGGTGCTATCAGCGGCATAGCCCTCATCGCCCAGATCCTCTCAAGCACGCTCGTGCCGATAAATGTACTAGGTTTGCTTACATATTTTGAGCCTATAATGATGCTTTTTGTCTCATTTGCCATCGGCGAGAGACTGGAGAAAAGCTCATACTTTTTAATGATCTGCCTAGCCATCTCTGTCACACTTTTGATGATAGATAGTATAAATTCTATAAAAGGCGACAAAAATACCAAGACTAAATGAGAGCCAAAAAGGCGTTATTCTCGCGCTTAGCGCCTTTTTTATGTGGGGGTTTTTGGCGGTTTATTTCAACCTCTTTAGCAAAGATATCGATGCTTATGAAATTTTAGCCCACAGAGTCATTTGGTCATTTTTCTTAATGGCTGGAGTGCTTTATTTTAGTGGCAAAATGGGCGAAATTTTTACTTTACTTAAAGATATTCGTTCGCTAAAAACCTTATTTTTGAGTGGTATATTTATCACCACAAACTGGGGCGTTTATGTATATGCAGTTAGCAATGGCAAAATTTTGGACACAAGCCTGGGCTAT is a genomic window containing:
- a CDS encoding class II 3-deoxy-7-phosphoheptulonate synthase, with the translated sequence MTWNRDSWREFNILQQPKYPDLKELKEVEEKLKSLPPLVFAGEARSLKEELAKVCNGEAFLLQGGDCAESFTNFNANNIRDMFKVLLQMAIVLTFAGGYPVVKVGRVAGQFAKPRSSDFEEVNGIKLPSYRGDIINGFEFDEKARVPDPKRMIEAYYQSASTMNLLRAFSRGGLADLHQVHKWNLGFVKKPEIGEKYAKLADELTKTLSFMAACGITSANTPVINQTAVYTSHEALLLPYEEALTRVDSLSGEWYDCSAHMLWIGERTRGINDAHVHFLSGVKNPIGVKIGPSAKAEDVVALANKLNPENEAGRLNVIIRMGADKIGENLPKILRELKREGLNIVYSIDPMHGNTVKASNNYKTREFSKILSEVRSFFEIHKAEGTRAGGVHLEMTGKDVTECTGGALNITESSLKERYETQCDPRLNADQALELAFLMADLVKKA
- the rarD gene encoding EamA family transporter RarD encodes the protein MIKGIFYSLLASVLFNCIYYMSVLMNPISTQALIGYRMIFAMPFVIAAIFLLKQQRNFKFLLLKIKLKPKILLVLLATSLIVSFQMWLYLWAPSNGAALKVSIGYLIMPIVMVLFGRIFFKEHLSKIKLASIFFAAIGVFSTAVISGGISWESAVVFCLYPVYFAIRKYYNLANFSSFVIEIIFMFLFSFYFALTADMDYVMSQNPNIYYLLILLGAISGIALIAQILSSTLVPINVLGLLTYFEPIMMLFVSFAIGERLEKSSYFLMICLAISVTLLMIDSINSIKGDKNTKTK